From Woronichinia naegeliana WA131, the proteins below share one genomic window:
- a CDS encoding antitoxin family protein, protein MSLEATYEQGTLRLSQPITLEEGSKVQVIIIPLESNEQPKRTLEILKKIAELPLEGKIDTFDGKDHDQILYC, encoded by the coding sequence ATGTCATTAGAAGCTACTTATGAACAAGGAACATTGAGATTATCACAACCAATAACACTAGAAGAAGGAAGTAAAGTACAAGTAATTATCATTCCTCTAGAGTCTAATGAGCAACCAAAAAGAACATTAGAAATTTTAAAAAAGATTGCTGAACTTCCTTTAGAGGGGAAGATAGATACTTTTGATGGCAAGGATCACGATCAAATTTTATATTGTTAA
- a CDS encoding PIN domain-containing protein — protein sequence MIFVDTGAWFASIVPSDSDHQNAILWLTNNTQSLVTTDYVIDETLTLLRARGESKRAITLGEAFFSGELATIYYLTEEDIRLTWQIFRDYSDKKWSFTDCSSKVIMKKLGIIQAFSFDYHFRQFGIFQVVP from the coding sequence ATGATTTTTGTAGATACGGGTGCTTGGTTTGCCAGTATTGTTCCTTCAGATTCTGACCATCAAAATGCTATTTTATGGTTAACTAATAACACACAATCTTTAGTAACCACTGACTATGTAATTGATGAAACATTAACTTTATTAAGAGCAAGAGGAGAAAGCAAAAGGGCAATTACTTTAGGAGAAGCTTTCTTCTCAGGTGAATTGGCAACTATCTATTATTTAACAGAAGAAGATATTCGCCTAACTTGGCAAATTTTTCGTGATTATTCTGACAAAAAATGGAGTTTCACGGATTGTAGCAGCAAGGTTATCATGAAAAAATTAGGTATTATCCAAGCATTTTCGTTTGATTATCATTTTCGTCAATTTGGTATTTTTCAAGTCGTTCCGTAA